The DNA segment CCGGAGAAGCAGACTGGACCCTTATAGGCGAGGTTAAGAACAATCCTCGTATACATATCCCTATAATAGGTAATGGTGACATTACTACCCCTGAAGAGACAAAAGAAGCTTTTGATAAATATGGTGTAGATGCAGTAATGATAGGTCGTGCTACATTTGGATGTCCATGGATATTCAAGGAAATACGTGATTATCTTGATGGCAAAGAACCAGACCCTACTATGAATTTAGATTGGAAACTCAAGGTATTGGAGGAACAACTGCATATCAATGTTGAACGTATCGACGAATATAGAGGCATACTTCATACACGTCGCCATCTTGCAGCCAGCCCTATATTTAAGGGAATACCCGACTTCAGACAAACGCGCATAGCAATGCTACGTGCTAATACAGTAGAGGAACTTACCGCAGTTCTGGAAGATGTAAGAAAAAGGTTTGGAGAAGAACCTGCATAAAAGGGACTTGCTTTATTTCAATAAAGAAAGAGCCTTATTCTCTGCAGCTTCCATTATTTCGCGCTCACCCGGCCCCTTATCATTTATACCACAAAGGTGCAGTATGCCATGAATAATAACGCGGTGCAGTTCATCATCATATGCAGTATTCTGCTGCTCACTGTTTGAACGTACAGTATCAAGACTTATTACGATATCACCGTTAATAACATCTTCCTCATCATAATCAAATGTTATGATGTCGGTAAAATAATCATGACCAAGGTATTCCTTGTTTACTTCAAGGATTTTATTATCATCAACGAACATATAGCCCAACTCACCTATCTTACGTCCGTAAGATGCTGCTACAGCCTTAATCCATGCCGATGTATCTCGTTTCTTAATCTTCGGCATCTTAACGCCGTCTACATTATATGATATCATGTATCTATATTTTATTTTTCTTTGGAATAAATTCGTCTATATCTTTGCTGAAGTGTGACAGTTCCCTGACCATACTGCTGGATACACTCTCCAGACCAGGTTCCGCATAGAAGAGGATGGTGTCTATACCGCCTATCTTGGCATTTATATCAGCCTGCTCCCTTTCATATTCAAAGTCTTTTACGCTGCGCACACCCTTGACAAGGAATGTGCCATGCTCGCGATGGGCAAAATCTACAGTGAGATCTGTATATATTTTGACTTCGATTTTAGGTTCATCACTATACATCAACTTTATAGTCTGAACCCTCAAGTCAGGACTCTGCATATAGATTTTCCGCTCATTATATCCTACACCGATAACTATTTTGTCGAAAAGCGGCAATGCTCTTCTTACAATAGACTCATGACCTATTGTAAATGGGTCAAAACTACCTACGAAAATTCCTATCCTTTCTGAAGTATTAGCCATAATTATTATATATATGAATGATATACTATAACCTAGAAAAATTCAGGTTGCATGATATTCCCTGTATATGGGTTTCTGCCAAGATGCTTGTATGCCAGTTCGGTAACCATTCTGCCACGAGGTGTACGCTTGATAAAGCCCTCCATTATGAGGAACGGTTCATAGACATCCTCTACCGTACCAGAATCCTCACCTATAGCCGTAGCTATTGTTGATATTCCAACAGGGCCACCCTTGAATTTGTCTATGATAGTAAGCAATATCTTGTTATCTATCTCATCCAGACCATATTTGTCTATGTTAAGGGCTGTAAGAGCTATTCGTGCAATGTCTATATCAATACGTCCGTTGCCTTTGACCTGTGCAAAATCACGTACACGGCGAAGCAGAGCATTAGCTATACGTGGCGTGCCACGACTTCTGCGGGCTATTTCCACAGCAGCGTCATCATCTATTGGGACCTTAAGTATCGAAGCCGAACGCTTAAGGATACGTGTAAGTATTTCCGGTTCGTAATATTCCAGATGCAGGTTAATGCCGAAACGTGCACGTAGAGGAGCAGTAAGCAATCCGCTTCGTGTTGTTGCACCCACTAGGGTAAACGGATTAAGATCTATCTGAATGCTGCGGGCAGAAGGTCCCTTGTCTATCATTATATCTATTCGATAATCCTCCATAGCAGAGTACAGATATTCCTCAACAACAGGCGAAAGACGATGTATTTCATCTATAAACAGTACATCGTTCTTTTCTAATGATGTAAGTATTCCTGCAAGGTCTCCGGGTTTGTCGAGCACCGGTCCACTGGTAATCTTAATCCCTACGCCCAGTTCGCTTGCAATAATATTACTAAGTGTAGTCTTTCCAAGACCGGGAGGACCGTGAAGCAAAGTATGATCAAGTGGCTCACCACGATATTTTGCAGCCTCAACGAATACTTCAAGGTTCTCGACGACCTTCTGCTGCCCGCTGAAATCAGCAAACTGGAGAGGTCGTAGCGCATTCTCGAATTCTTTTTCTGCAGAAGAATACTCTTCTTGTCTTATATCGAAATTATCGTCCATTAATCACATTTTGGTCTAATCGATGGCAAAGTTAGTGAAAATAATTGTAATTTTGCAACTGACTGATAAAAACAATTCATAATGTTATTTTCATTATAGTTAGTCAACCTTTTACCAGTCTATACACATACTGAAAATCTTTGTTATATCTAAAATGAACTTTGCAACCTAGTTGCATTCCTTTTTCCATACCTTTGCATCAAAATAAATAAAGATATGAAAATAAAAGAATATATAAAACCTTCATTCTCATTGCTTATGCTTGTAAGCGGCATCTTGATGAAAGCAGGCAGCGTAGAATGGTTTCAAAATAGGTATGTTGCTTTAGCATGGTATATTGCAGCCTACCTACCCGTAGGTCTCAACGTGATGAAAGAAGCCTGGGTATACATAAAGCAGAAAGACTATTTCAGTGAGTTCACTCTTATGACAATAGCAACTCTTGGGGCTTTTGCCATAGGCGAATATCCGGAAGGAGTAGCCGTAATGCTGTTTTATTGCATCGGAGAAATGTTTCAGGATAAAGCTGTAGACAAAGCACGTAATAATATCAAGAATCTTGTCGCATTCCGGCCAGACAAAGCTTCTGTAATAAAAAACGGAAATATAATAACGACAGATCCTGCTAATGTAAATGTAGGTGATGTGATAGAAGTTAAACCCGGCGAGAGAATTCCACTTGATGGAATATTGCTATCAGAAGCCTCAACATTCAATACCGCTGCCCTTACAGGAGAAAGTATGCCTCAGCTTATAGAAAAAGACCATGAAGTACTTGCAGGGATGATTTCTTCTGATAGCGTAGTACATGTCAGCGTGAGCAGACCCTCAAGCGACAGTGCTATATCCAGAATATTGGATATGGTACAGCAAGCTACAGAACGCAAGGCACCTGCCGAACTGTTCATCCGCAAATTTGCACGTATATACACACCTACTGTAATTTGTCTTGCTGTACTGACGATTATTATCCCAATGGTGTACTTTATGATAACAGCTGGCGGTGACATCCAATTATATGATATTGGCCACCAACTCTTCAAATGGATAAACAGGGCCCTTGTTTTC comes from the Xylanibacter oryzae DSM 17970 genome and includes:
- the ybeY gene encoding rRNA maturation RNase YbeY, producing the protein MISYNVDGVKMPKIKKRDTSAWIKAVAASYGRKIGELGYMFVDDNKILEVNKEYLGHDYFTDIITFDYDEEDVINGDIVISLDTVRSNSEQQNTAYDDELHRVIIHGILHLCGINDKGPGEREIMEAAENKALSLLK
- the coaD gene encoding pantetheine-phosphate adenylyltransferase, which codes for MANTSERIGIFVGSFDPFTIGHESIVRRALPLFDKIVIGVGYNERKIYMQSPDLRVQTIKLMYSDEPKIEVKIYTDLTVDFAHREHGTFLVKGVRSVKDFEYEREQADINAKIGGIDTILFYAEPGLESVSSSMVRELSHFSKDIDEFIPKKNKI
- the ruvB gene encoding Holliday junction branch migration DNA helicase RuvB, translated to MDDNFDIRQEEYSSAEKEFENALRPLQFADFSGQQKVVENLEVFVEAAKYRGEPLDHTLLHGPPGLGKTTLSNIIASELGVGIKITSGPVLDKPGDLAGILTSLEKNDVLFIDEIHRLSPVVEEYLYSAMEDYRIDIMIDKGPSARSIQIDLNPFTLVGATTRSGLLTAPLRARFGINLHLEYYEPEILTRILKRSASILKVPIDDDAAVEIARRSRGTPRIANALLRRVRDFAQVKGNGRIDIDIARIALTALNIDKYGLDEIDNKILLTIIDKFKGGPVGISTIATAIGEDSGTVEDVYEPFLIMEGFIKRTPRGRMVTELAYKHLGRNPYTGNIMQPEFF